From Camelus dromedarius isolate mCamDro1 chromosome 12, mCamDro1.pat, whole genome shotgun sequence, the proteins below share one genomic window:
- the PGM2L1 gene encoding glucose 1,6-bisphosphate synthase, which yields MAENAEGDLNSNVLHAPYHTGDPQLDTAIGQWLRWDKNPKTKEQIENLLRNGMNKELRDRLCCRMTFGTAGLRSAMGAGFCYINDLTVIQSTQGMYKYLERCFSDFKQRGFVVGYDTRGQVTSSCSSQRLAKLTAAVLLAKDIPVYLFSRYVPTPFVPYAVQELKAVAGVMITASHNRKEDNGYKVYWENGAQITSPHDKEILKCIEECVEPWNGSWNDNLVDTSPLKRDPLQDICRRYMEDLQKICFHRELNSKTTLKFIHTSFHGVGHDYVQLAFQVFGFKPPIPVPEQKDPDPDFSTVKCPNPEEGESVLELSLRLAEKESARIVLATDPDADRLAVAELQENGDWKVFTGNELAALFGWWMFDCWKKNKSKNADVKDVYMLATTVSSKILKAIALKEGFHFEETLPGFKWIGSRIKDLLENGKEVLFSFEESIGFLCGTSVLDKDGVSAAAVVAEMASYLETMDITLKQQLIKVYEKYGYHISKTSYFLCYDPTTIKSIFERLRNFDSPKEYPKFCGTFPILHVRDVTTGYDSSQPNKKSVLPMSKNSQMITFTFQNGCVATLRTSGTEPKIKYYAEMCASPEQSDTALLEEELKKLIDALIEHFLEPSKNGLTWRSV from the exons aatcccaaaacaaaagaacaaattgaAAATCTCTTACGGAATGGGATGAACAAGGAGCTGCGAGATCGTCTTTGTTGCCGAATGACTTTTGGGACTGCAGGACTTCGTTCTGCTATGGGGGCAGGATTTTGCTATATTAATGACCTTACAGTAATACAGTCAACACAG GGGATGTACAAATACCTTGAGAGATGTTTCTCAGACTTCAAGCAGAGAGGTTTTGTCGTTGGGTATGACACCCGGGGTCAAGTAACTAGCAGCTGCAGCAGCCAGAG GCTTGCTAAACTCACTGCTGCAGTCTTACTGGCCAAAGATATTCCTGTGTACCTTTTTTCAAGATATGTTCCTACACCTTTTGTA CCATATGCAGTCCAGGAGCTCAAAGCAGTTGCAGGCGTAATGATTACTGCATCTCACAACCGCAAAGAAGACAATGGATACAAG GTTTATTGGGAAAATGGTGCTCAGATCACATCTCCTCATGATAAAGAAATTCTGAAATGTATAGAAGAGTGTGTGGAACCCTGGAATGGTTCCTGGAATGATAATTTAGTGGATACCAGCCCACTGAAGAGAGATCCTCTGCAGGACATTTGTAGAAGATACATGGAAGATCTGCAAAAGATCTGTTTTCACAG GGAGTTAAACTCAAAGACCACCTTGAAGTTTATACATACATCTTTTCATGGAGTTGGACATGACTATGTGCAGTTGGCTTTTCAAGTATTTGGTTTTAAGCCTCCAATTCCAGTACCAGAACAAAAAGATCCTGATCCAGACTTTTCTACTGTTAAATGCCCAAATCCTGAAGAAGGAGAATCTGTgctg GAATTATCTTTGAGACTGGCAGAGAAAGAAAGTGCCCGGATAGTGCTAGCCACAGATCCTGATGCAGACCGACTGGCAGTGGCGGAACTTCAGGAGAA TGGTGATTGGAAAGTTTTCACAGGGAATGAGTTGGCAGCTTTATTTGGGTGGTGGATGTTTGATtgctggaagaaaaataaatcaaaaaacgCTGATGTGAAGGATGTTTATATGTTAGCCACCACAGTCTCCTCCAAAATTTTGAAGGCAATTGCTCTTAAAGAAGGATTTCATTTTGAA GAAACATTACCAGGTTTTAAATGGATTGGAAGTAGGATAAAAGACCTcctggaaaatgggaaagaagtcCTTTTTTCATTTGAAGAGTCTATTG GTTTTCTGTGTGGAACTTCAGTTTTGGATAAAGATGGGGTGAGTGCAGCCGCCGTTGTTGCCGAGATGGCATCTTACTTGGAAACCATGGATATAACATTGAAACAACAACTGATTAAGGTTTATGAAAA ATATGGTTATCATATTTCAAAAACTTCATATTTCTTGTGTTATGATCCAACTACCATCAAAAGTATATTTGAAAGGCTTCGCAATTTTGATTCTCCAAAAGAGTACCCCAAATTTTGTGGGACATTTCCTATACTGCATGTACGAGATGTTACCACTGGATATGACAGCAGCCAGCCTAATAAGAAATCA GTGCTGCCTATGAGTAAAAACAGCCAAATGATtacatttacttttcaaaacGGCTGTGTTGCTACTCTTCGGACAAGTGGGACAGAACCAAAGATAAAGTATTATGCAGAGATGTGTGCATCACCTGAGCAGAG TGACACTGCCTTACTAGAAGAGGAATTGAAGAAACTCATTGATGCTTTGATTGAGCATTTTCTTGAGCCCAGTAAGAATGGCCTGACCTGGCGTTCTGTTTAG